The following are encoded in a window of Trichocoleus sp. FACHB-46 genomic DNA:
- a CDS encoding thermonuclease family protein → MSQDQERSRFQSWRWWQRLGVGCGLWLLVASLTACQSPMSAQGTLVKVEQIANGQAIEISPANNSPGTPERVRLIGIDAPDLAQQPWGPAAKQQLERLIGSKPVLLEPGLESRDRYERTLAYVWLDGKLLNEKLVEAGYALAVPRSPNTKYDQRLKRAQEKARLMGVGIWNPNEPMRLTPAEFRAQNR, encoded by the coding sequence GTGAGCCAAGACCAGGAGCGATCGCGTTTCCAGAGCTGGCGGTGGTGGCAAAGGTTGGGAGTTGGCTGCGGCCTCTGGTTGCTAGTAGCTTCACTGACAGCCTGCCAAAGCCCGATGTCAGCTCAAGGCACCTTAGTAAAAGTGGAGCAGATCGCCAATGGACAGGCGATTGAGATCAGTCCTGCTAATAACTCCCCTGGTACACCGGAACGAGTACGGCTGATTGGCATTGATGCGCCAGATTTAGCCCAGCAACCTTGGGGACCCGCTGCTAAGCAACAACTAGAGCGTCTGATCGGCAGTAAGCCTGTGCTACTAGAACCTGGGCTAGAATCCCGTGACCGCTATGAACGAACACTGGCCTATGTTTGGCTAGATGGCAAGCTACTCAACGAAAAGCTAGTAGAAGCGGGCTATGCGTTGGCAGTACCGCGATCGCCCAATACCAAGTACGACCAGCGATTAAAGCGTGCCCAAGAAAAAGCCAGACTCATGGGGGTGGGCATTTGGAACCCTAACGAACCCATGCGCCTGACTCCGGCGGAATTTCGCGCCCAAAATCGCTAG